GACGTGATCGCGCACGAATGCTCGCGCGCGCCGACTTCGGAGCCACTTCGTCGGGCGAGGCGGAAAGACACCGACGCGGTATACCCCGTCCAGGTGCTGGTTCGTGTAGTTGATCGCCACGGCATCGTGCCCGAGCGCCTCAAGTGCCCGCTGCAGCGCGTACGCCTGGAGCATGGCCCCGTAGTTCGGCACGTCAAAGATGGTCACGACGCCGATCTTCATCGCAGCACGCCCGACCCGTTGGGCATGTTCGCGCGGATCGTCGCGACGATCGCGTCCATCTGCTCATTTGCCATCGCGATCACCGGCGGCAGCCCCGCCGCCAGCGACGCGCGGGCCGCCTCGCGCTGCGAGAACGACCAGAGCACTCGCTCCACGAGCGTGTCGGTGTCGAGCGTGCGCGGGTCGTGCACGTGCGCACCCTGCCCGCATGTCTCGAATACCCCGAGCGTCTTGTCGCTGTACGAGATGGCGGCGGTGGGAACGCCCGACGAAAGCCCGGCGATCGTCGAGTGCATGCGGGTGCCGATGAACCAGTCGCACGCCGCGATGAGCCCTTTGGCCTCGCACGGGTCGGTCGGATCGTCGCAAACCCGCACCCGCTCCCGAACGTTTGCATCGAGCGCATCCCGCAGCGACTCGCACGCGTCTCGATCCGATTCGTAATGTCCCCGAGGTGCGAGCACGTGCGGCACGAGCACGACCTCCACCTCCTGCGCAATCGCTCGCACAATGCGCGTCAACGCCTCACGATAATCAGACCTGAAGCGGTACTGCTCTCGCGCGCTGACAGGATCGTTCCAGATCAGGCCGCTGACATTCACGCCGACGGCCCTCGAGGGCAACTTGCTGCGCAGGCGCGCGGCGTCCGTTCGAGGAAGCAGGAATGCGACGTCGACGCCCAGTCGGTGGCGATCGGGGTCGAACGAACTCCCGAGAAGTTCCTTGAGAATCCCGTAGCTTCGACCGTCGCGCGCCCACGCCTGGGAGGCGTATCGCACGAGCGCCCCGGCGGCACCGCGGTTGCGCGCATCGGCGAAAGGCCCGTACGTCTGCGGGAGCAGGATCAGCGGCGTGCGGACCTTCAGCGCCAAGCGTTTCGGATCGCACACCATGGTGAATCGGCGCGGCCCGTACAGATCGGTAAAGCTGTCACCTCCGGACAGGTCGAGAAGCGCGCTCGCGCCGCGCATCGCCCGCAG
Above is a window of Planctomycetota bacterium DNA encoding:
- a CDS encoding polysaccharide pyruvyl transferase family protein, with the protein product MRNGHTRTLLAGAAPGTGNLGVDALALSTLHALASRGLEPPIVLDFGRGRRAAESPAGVVAARYERLGIRTTRRLYQRDSYGFAHAMASLGLSLGPALRAMRGASALLDLSGGDSFTDLYGPRRFTMVCDPKRLALKVRTPLILLPQTYGPFADARNRGAAGALVRYASQAWARDGRSYGILKELLGSSFDPDRHRLGVDVAFLLPRTDAARLRSKLPSRAVGVNVSGLIWNDPVSAREQYRFRSDYREALTRIVRAIAQEVEVVLVPHVLAPRGHYESDRDACESLRDALDANVRERVRVCDDPTDPCEAKGLIAACDWFIGTRMHSTIAGLSSGVPTAAISYSDKTLGVFETCGQGAHVHDPRTLDTDTLVERVLWSFSQREAARASLAAGLPPVIAMANEQMDAIVATIRANMPNGSGVLR